GTAGAATCCCGACTCGGTCCCGCCGACTTCGACAGTGACCGCTGGCCCGCTGTGGACGATCGCGTTGTCGATCAGGAGCTCGACCAGCAGCTGCGTAGCGTCGCGATCGGCCACCAGCCGGCGGTCGTCGGCCAGCGCCAGCGCCGACTCGGGCGTCGAAAACGCCTCCCAGACGTCCCGGACGAGCGCCGAGAGCCACAGCGTCGTCGACTCGCGCTCGCGTTGGTTGAACGTCGCCAGCGAGACGATCTTGTCGACGATCGCCGCCACGCGCTCGATCGAGGCTCCGGTGTCGTCGACGGCGGCCCCCTCGCACTCGATCTGAGAGAGGTGGCCGGTCGCGACCTGCAACTCGTTGCGGAGTTCGTGGGCCGTCATCAACGCCACTTTCCGCAGCCGCCTGTTCTGTCTGCGGAGGGCCTCTTTCTGCTCGCGAAGTTCGCCCATGTCCTGGGTGATCCCGACGAGTCCGACGATCTCGCCCGAACCGTCGCGCCACGGGACTTTCGAGGTCCGAAGGAAGCTATCGGTCGAGTCGGCGTACTCGTCGATGTCGAGCACCGACTCCCCCGCCCCGATCACGCGCCAGTCGTCGGCATAGTTGGCCTCGTCGTACATCTCGTCGCCCGAGAGCGTCTCCATATCGGTCAGTCCGAGCAACGCCGAAGGGGCGATTAGCTCGTCACTGGTGATGAGGTGGCGCGCGTCGGCGTCCTTGGCGTAGAGATGGGCCGGAAAGCCCTCGAACATCGCCGCGAGCAGCGTCTCTCGACGGGTCGGTTGGCGTGCAGACGGGGGCCGATCGCCGTCGAGCACGTCCGCGACGGTCTCGACGACGGTCGCGTCGGTGAGTGTCGCAGCGTCGACCGCCACGGTGTCGACCTCGGGAAGGTCGGTCCCGAACACGACCGTCGGAAGTTCGGGATACAGCCCGTCGACGGCGTAGACGACGTTCGAAACGTCGGTGGCCGTGCTATCCGCGGGAACGACCAGACAATCGACTGCCGACCGGCACAGGCGGACCATCACGTCGTCGAGATCGACCGACTCGGCAGTCACGTCGCCGACTGACTCCTGCAGCCCCGAGGCGAACGCCTCGACCGATTGGCCCGCGCCGTCGACGACGAAGACCTGGCGACCGTCAGTCATCAATCCACGTAGGAGAGCCAGCCATATAATTCTCGGAGTCGAATCCGTCAGCGGACATCGCCCTCGTAGCGGTCTGCGACGCCCTCGCCGTCGAACGTGACGCTTCCGGCGTCGGCGTACTCGACGGTGAGCGTCCAATCTTCGCCGGCGAGGTCGTCGAGTTCGACGATCTCCAGCCCGGGCAGCGGGCCGCGCTCGGTCTCGCCCTCGACGGCCAGCGGGACGCCACCGCGCTCGAACGTCGACAGGCGGTAGGTAACGTCCGTCCGGCCGTCGTCGTTCCACAGCAGGAGACGCTCGCCGTCTGCGTTGTCGAGGTGGGCGACACCGACGTCACAGAGCGTCTCGACGATCGCACGGAGCTGCTCGCCGGTCGCCACCTCCGCGAAGTTATCGAGCCACGTCAGATCGGACCGCCTGCCGTCGAGAAACGCGGTCGCGTACTCCTCGATCCGTTGTTTCGAGCGGGCCGGCAGTTCGAGGTGGCGCAAGATCGCCTTCGTTCGGGCCAGTCGCCCGCTTCCGGGCGCTCGGAGGGTCGGCGCGTCGGTCGTGAGCGTCACTGTCACCGACTCGTCGCTGGAGTGGTCGTCGATCCGCACGATCTGGGTGCTGGTCTCGGCGTCGTACTCGATCGTTTCCTCACCGCCCCGCACCGCGACGTCGACGTGCTCGCGCAGGCCACGGAAACACAGTTCGAGGTCGCGGGTGTCCGGCACGTGTTCGAGCGCGCCCGTCGCGGCCTCGACGGTGAACTCCAGCCGACCCGATTCGTAGCTCTGACGGAGCGTCGTCGTGGCGTACTCGCCGTCGAGGTACGCCTGGCTCGTCCCGTCGTCCTCGTACAACTCGAAGGTGTTGTCCGCGCCGGGGAACGCGAGCACGCGAAGCGTCTCCGGATTGTCGACGTCGCCGAATCCGGGGTCGCCGTCTTGTGGAACGATCGCCCCCGCTTTCGCGAACACGGGCGTATCCGAGAGGTCGCCGTAGCAGGCCTCCAGACCGCCGTCGTAGCGGTCGCCGGACTCGAAGTCGTACCACTCCCCCTCGGGCAGCCAGACGGTCTGCCTGGCGAGATTGGTGTCGTCCGCGCGTTCGGAGACGTAGGGTGCGGCGAGCAGCTCGCTGCCGAAGTAGTACTGCTGGGGGACGTGGTAGGCCAGTTCGGTGTCGGGATGGGGGTAGTACATCGGCCGCACGA
The Halapricum salinum genome window above contains:
- a CDS encoding PAS domain-containing sensor histidine kinase, whose amino-acid sequence is MTDGRQVFVVDGAGQSVEAFASGLQESVGDVTAESVDLDDVMVRLCRSAVDCLVVPADSTATDVSNVVYAVDGLYPELPTVVFGTDLPEVDTVAVDAATLTDATVVETVADVLDGDRPPSARQPTRRETLLAAMFEGFPAHLYAKDADARHLITSDELIAPSALLGLTDMETLSGDEMYDEANYADDWRVIGAGESVLDIDEYADSTDSFLRTSKVPWRDGSGEIVGLVGITQDMGELREQKEALRRQNRRLRKVALMTAHELRNELQVATGHLSQIECEGAAVDDTGASIERVAAIVDKIVSLATFNQRERESTTLWLSALVRDVWEAFSTPESALALADDRRLVADRDATQLLVELLIDNAIVHSGPAVTVEVGGTESGFYIADDGPGIAFDPPERALEPATTTVDSESGFGLYIAQQIADEQGWVLDVSASDAGGARFDVTGIESP